A window of the Rhizobium sp. ACO-34A genome harbors these coding sequences:
- a CDS encoding succinylglutamate desuccinylase — translation MNDISASHLVQPVIKVRAGQDPDQPHRGTLTIGNWTIPCAVGRSGLRDPALKREGDGATPIGTFPLRYGFYDPEALGDEPRSFAFPFLEKPANYNWVEDPESPFYNQFILDMSPEALMRTGERLFDLFIPVGWNDSTPRAAGGSAIFMHAARPDFSGTQGCVAIAHDQLLEFASRLQPGMMIDIAPADAPEQAAPPVQTETMECVSFRALQPGPSLIVTGSVHGNETCGPTAIARVISEFRSGRLRLARGSVTFVPVVNALAYRWNRREGDRNLNRDLGEKPVPVDNEDRIANVLCPLLREHDVLIDLHSFSSPGVPFALIGPADNNGTLEPFAKAVQEEALVKALGLPMVVHGWMDAFQQAATVRAERGFPEISLTHSVGTTEYMRFAGGYGVTVECGTHTDPQGAAVGYRTILNGLAHLGLVVADPILPKDAPQVWEISEALMADAADDRLSRRFAAGEVMREGEVIGQRASGQPIRAPYDGAIIFASLTAEPGTELCFFCRPSDRLAG, via the coding sequence ATGAATGACATCTCCGCTTCCCATCTCGTCCAGCCGGTCATCAAGGTGCGTGCCGGACAGGATCCGGACCAGCCCCACCGGGGCACGCTCACCATCGGCAACTGGACGATCCCCTGCGCCGTTGGTCGCTCGGGCCTGCGCGATCCGGCGCTGAAACGCGAAGGCGACGGCGCAACCCCGATCGGTACCTTCCCGCTACGCTATGGCTTTTACGATCCCGAAGCGCTGGGCGACGAACCGCGTTCCTTCGCCTTTCCGTTCCTCGAAAAGCCGGCCAACTATAACTGGGTCGAGGATCCCGAAAGCCCGTTCTACAACCAGTTCATCCTCGACATGTCGCCGGAAGCCCTGATGCGGACGGGCGAGCGGCTGTTCGATCTCTTCATCCCGGTCGGCTGGAACGACTCCACCCCGCGGGCAGCCGGCGGCAGCGCCATCTTCATGCATGCGGCTCGGCCGGATTTCAGCGGCACGCAGGGCTGCGTCGCCATCGCCCATGACCAGTTGCTGGAATTCGCCAGCCGGCTTCAGCCCGGCATGATGATCGACATCGCCCCTGCGGACGCCCCCGAACAGGCGGCTCCGCCGGTGCAGACGGAAACGATGGAATGCGTGTCGTTCCGTGCGCTCCAGCCGGGGCCGAGCCTGATCGTCACCGGCTCCGTGCATGGCAACGAGACCTGCGGCCCGACCGCCATTGCCCGCGTCATCTCCGAATTCCGCTCCGGCCGCCTTCGACTTGCCCGCGGCAGCGTCACCTTCGTACCGGTGGTCAACGCGCTCGCCTACCGCTGGAACCGCCGCGAGGGCGACCGCAACCTCAACCGCGACCTTGGCGAAAAGCCGGTGCCGGTGGATAACGAGGACCGTATCGCAAACGTGCTCTGCCCGCTGTTGCGCGAACATGACGTGCTGATCGACCTGCATTCCTTCAGCTCGCCGGGCGTTCCCTTCGCCCTGATCGGGCCGGCCGACAATAACGGCACGCTGGAGCCCTTTGCCAAAGCCGTCCAGGAGGAAGCGCTGGTCAAGGCGCTCGGATTGCCGATGGTGGTGCATGGCTGGATGGACGCCTTCCAACAGGCGGCAACCGTCCGCGCCGAACGCGGATTCCCGGAAATTTCCCTGACGCATAGCGTCGGCACCACGGAATACATGCGTTTCGCCGGCGGCTATGGCGTTACCGTCGAATGCGGAACCCATACGGACCCGCAAGGAGCCGCAGTCGGCTACCGGACGATCCTCAACGGCCTCGCCCATCTCGGCCTCGTGGTCGCCGATCCGATCCTGCCGAAGGATGCGCCGCAGGTCTGGGAAATCTCGGAAGCCCTGATGGCGGATGCGGCCGATGACCGCCTGTCACGCCGCTTCGCCGCCGGAGAGGTCATGCGGGAAGGCGAGGTAATCGGCCAGCGCGCCAGCGGCCAGCCGATCCGCGCGCCCTATGACGGCGCCATCATTTTCGCGAGCCTCACCGCCGAACCGGGCACCGAACTCTGCTTCTTCTGCCGTCCGAGCGATCGGCTGGCCGGTTGA
- a CDS encoding ABC transporter ATP-binding protein — MENPGTGRPDILGIEDLRVHYPVRQGFGFRRGLLKAVDGVNLNLKAGECLGLVGESGCGKSTLAQSILGLVSTSGGRIVLDGQDVSGAISQSDRLERARIVQMVFQDPFASLNPRHTVGQSLGGPLKLHGMGNAGEREDRVAEMLRKVGLRPDAAKRYPHEFSGGQRQRICIARALIVEPKLVVCDEPVSALDVSIRAQIINLLLELKNELGVALLMISHDLGVVEHMCDRIAVMYLGRIVEQGRWDEIFTAPAHPYTRSLIASIPDPMNPASGSIRLQGEIPSALDPPPGCAFNPRCSQAIAACRTGSVPEFSALSPTHHARCHLLQGL; from the coding sequence ATGGAAAATCCCGGGACCGGACGTCCCGATATCCTCGGCATCGAGGATCTCAGGGTTCACTACCCCGTCCGTCAGGGCTTCGGTTTCCGGCGCGGCCTGCTCAAGGCCGTCGATGGCGTGAACCTCAACCTGAAGGCCGGTGAATGTCTCGGCCTCGTGGGTGAATCCGGCTGCGGAAAATCGACGCTCGCGCAATCCATCCTCGGCCTCGTCTCGACAAGCGGCGGGCGGATCGTGCTCGACGGACAGGACGTGAGCGGAGCAATCAGCCAGTCCGATCGGCTGGAGCGCGCCCGCATCGTGCAGATGGTGTTTCAGGACCCGTTCGCCTCGCTGAACCCCCGGCATACCGTCGGCCAGAGCCTTGGCGGGCCGCTGAAGCTGCACGGCATGGGCAATGCCGGCGAGCGGGAAGACCGCGTCGCGGAAATGCTTCGCAAGGTCGGCCTGCGGCCCGACGCGGCCAAACGATACCCGCACGAGTTCTCCGGCGGCCAGCGGCAACGCATCTGCATCGCCCGCGCCCTGATCGTCGAGCCGAAGCTGGTCGTCTGCGACGAGCCGGTGTCGGCGCTCGACGTCTCCATCCGGGCGCAGATCATCAACCTGCTTCTGGAACTGAAGAACGAACTCGGCGTGGCGCTGCTGATGATCTCGCACGATCTCGGCGTCGTGGAGCACATGTGCGATCGCATCGCCGTCATGTATCTCGGCCGGATCGTGGAACAGGGACGCTGGGACGAGATCTTCACCGCGCCTGCCCATCCCTACACCCGCTCGCTGATCGCCTCGATCCCCGATCCGATGAACCCGGCCTCCGGCAGCATACGCCTGCAGGGTGAAATCCCCTCGGCGCTCGATCCGCCGCCGGGTTGCGCCTTCAACCCGCGCTGCAGCCAGGCGATTGCCGCCTGCCGGACCGGTTCCGTTCCCGAGTTTTCCGCTTTGTCACCGACGCATCACGCGCGTTGCCATCTCCTGCAAGGTCTCTGA
- a CDS encoding peptide ABC transporter ATP-binding protein encodes MSEDLILNIEDLRISLSANGEDFPAVEGLNLSIGRGEVVGLVGESGCGKSLTALSVAGLLGGPLRVTGGHIRFDGGDIARLPNRNMRMLRGNRIAMIFQEPMTALNPLMTIGDQIGEMFVLHQGMSRRAARKRAIECLEQVQVPAASRRVNDYPHQLSGGMRQRVMIAIALACDPDLLIADEATTALDVTIQAEIIELILDLCRARGTAVLMISHDLGLVARVCHRVAVMYAGHLVEEQPAEKIFSDPRHPYTRGLVASLPRLGRRLVAGQAKLAEIPGVVPPIVEYGKGCRFAPRCAEVMPQCLTAAPETTPLSSGGRKRCYLNG; translated from the coding sequence ATGAGCGAGGATCTTATTCTCAACATCGAGGACCTGCGGATCTCGCTCTCCGCCAATGGCGAGGATTTCCCGGCGGTCGAAGGCCTCAACCTGTCGATTGGCCGCGGTGAAGTCGTCGGCCTCGTCGGCGAGTCCGGCTGCGGCAAGAGCCTCACGGCCCTTTCCGTCGCTGGGCTTCTGGGCGGCCCGTTACGGGTGACCGGCGGCCACATCCGCTTCGACGGCGGCGATATCGCCCGCCTGCCCAACCGCAACATGCGGATGCTGCGCGGCAACCGCATCGCCATGATCTTCCAGGAGCCGATGACGGCGCTCAATCCGCTGATGACCATCGGCGACCAGATCGGCGAGATGTTCGTCCTGCATCAGGGCATGAGCCGCCGGGCGGCGCGCAAACGCGCCATCGAATGTCTGGAACAGGTGCAGGTGCCGGCGGCCAGCCGGCGGGTGAACGATTATCCGCATCAGCTTTCCGGCGGCATGCGCCAGCGCGTGATGATCGCCATCGCGCTCGCCTGCGATCCCGATCTCCTGATTGCCGACGAGGCGACGACAGCGCTTGATGTCACCATTCAGGCCGAGATTATCGAGCTGATCCTCGATCTCTGTCGCGCCCGGGGCACCGCCGTGCTGATGATCTCCCACGATCTCGGGCTTGTCGCCCGCGTCTGCCATCGGGTGGCGGTGATGTATGCCGGCCATCTGGTGGAGGAACAGCCGGCGGAGAAGATCTTCTCCGACCCGCGGCATCCCTACACGCGAGGGCTGGTGGCGTCGCTGCCGCGTCTCGGCCGGCGTCTTGTCGCCGGCCAGGCGAAGCTTGCCGAAATACCCGGCGTGGTTCCTCCCATCGTCGAATATGGCAAGGGCTGCCGCTTTGCCCCGCGCTGTGCCGAGGTCATGCCGCAATGCCTGACGGCCGCGCCGGAAACGACGCCGCTTTCCTCGGGCGGCCGCAAGAGGTGCTATCTCAATGGCTGA